Proteins encoded within one genomic window of Haloimpatiens massiliensis:
- the smpB gene encoding SsrA-binding protein SmpB, whose product MPKAKGTKTLAENRKARHDYFIEETYEAGIELVGTEVKSIREGKANLKDSYADIRNGEVFVVNMHVSPYEKGNIFNKDPLRDRKLLLHKSEILKLTGFTSQKGYTLVPLSLYLKNGMVKVSLAVAKGKKNYDKRDAMLEKAAKRDIDRQMKERMRV is encoded by the coding sequence ATGCCTAAAGCAAAAGGAACAAAAACCTTAGCAGAAAATAGAAAAGCAAGACATGATTATTTTATAGAAGAAACTTATGAAGCTGGAATAGAATTAGTAGGAACTGAGGTTAAATCCATAAGAGAAGGAAAAGCTAATTTAAAGGATAGCTATGCTGATATAAGAAATGGAGAAGTATTTGTAGTAAATATGCATGTAAGCCCCTACGAAAAGGGAAACATATTTAATAAAGATCCACTAAGAGATAGAAAACTACTTCTTCACAAAAGTGAAATTCTTAAATTAACAGGATTTACGAGCCAAAAGGGATACACACTAGTACCATTATCTTTATATTTAAAAAATGGTATGGTAAAGGTAAGCTTAGCAGTGGCAAAAGGTAAGAAAAACTACGATAAAAGAGATGCTATGCTTGAAAAAGCTGCCAAAAGAGATATTGATAGACAGATGAAAGAAAGAATGAGAGTATAG
- the rnr gene encoding ribonuclease R, protein MNIREIILSFMKEKAYKPMDITELAKVFGIGKKEIKAFKSTLKSMEKDGQIVKTRTEHYGLPDKMGLLPGKLQSHARGYGFVITDEEGPDVFVSSSNMNGAMNGDRVMVKITKEKAENKKCEGEIIRILERANSTIIGTYEDSRNFGFVIPHDKRIIQDVFIPKGEKNSAKGGDIVIIEITQWPEPRRNPEGRVVEILGKKGEKGIDILSIIKKYKLPEDFPPKVLKYTDNIETEIPEGEYKRRKDLRNVRMVTIDGEDAKDLDDAVSIAKLENGNYYLGVHIADVSHYAKENSPLDKEALKRATSVYLIDRVIPMLPKKLSNGICSLNPREDRLTLSCLMEINKDGKVVSYEIVESIIKTDERMTYTDVTKILRDKDKELTEKYDYLVEDFKAMEELCNILYNKRLKRGAIDFDFEECKIILNPQGKPIDIKPYERAIANRIIEEFMLVCNETVAEHMFWANTPFVYRVHEDPDEEKLMHFSEFAHNLGVAIRWSNEVHPKMLQGVIEQVKGKDEEVVINTLLLRSLKQARYSPECIGHFGLAAKYYCHFTSPIRRYPDLIIHRIIKEFINGRLDEKKTNNLVKAVDYASIQSSERERIADEAEREVDDLKKAEYMSERIGEEYDGIISSVTNFGMFVELPNTVEGLVHISTLDDDYYIYDEKHLCLIGERTKNTYRLGNKVKIKVESVDLDAYEVNFKLLKEEKPDEESTESKEEAIQSYEYKIISLEDLESEE, encoded by the coding sequence AAAAAGAAATAAAAGCCTTTAAAAGCACTTTAAAAAGTATGGAGAAGGATGGTCAGATAGTTAAAACTAGAACAGAGCATTATGGACTTCCAGATAAAATGGGATTATTGCCTGGGAAACTTCAAAGTCATGCTAGGGGATATGGATTTGTTATAACCGATGAAGAAGGTCCAGATGTTTTTGTATCTTCATCTAATATGAATGGCGCCATGAATGGCGATAGAGTAATGGTAAAAATAACAAAAGAAAAAGCAGAAAATAAAAAATGTGAAGGAGAAATTATAAGGATATTAGAAAGAGCTAATTCAACTATAATAGGAACTTATGAAGACAGTAGAAATTTTGGATTTGTAATTCCACACGACAAGAGAATAATACAAGATGTATTTATTCCAAAAGGAGAAAAAAATAGTGCTAAAGGTGGTGACATAGTAATCATAGAAATTACTCAATGGCCAGAGCCTAGAAGAAATCCAGAAGGTAGAGTGGTAGAAATACTAGGTAAAAAAGGTGAAAAGGGCATTGATATATTGTCTATAATAAAGAAATATAAATTGCCAGAGGATTTTCCACCAAAAGTGCTTAAGTATACAGATAATATAGAAACAGAGATACCAGAAGGAGAATATAAGAGAAGAAAAGACCTTAGAAATGTAAGAATGGTAACCATAGATGGAGAAGATGCTAAAGATTTAGATGATGCAGTTTCTATAGCTAAACTAGAAAATGGAAACTATTATTTAGGAGTACATATAGCGGATGTTTCTCATTATGCAAAGGAAAATTCTCCGTTAGATAAGGAAGCTTTGAAAAGAGCTACATCTGTTTATTTAATAGACAGAGTAATTCCGATGCTTCCTAAGAAGCTATCTAATGGTATATGTAGTTTAAATCCAAGAGAAGATAGATTAACTTTGAGCTGTTTAATGGAAATAAACAAGGATGGAAAAGTTGTTAGTTATGAAATAGTAGAAAGTATAATTAAAACAGATGAAAGAATGACATACACTGATGTAACCAAAATACTTAGAGATAAGGATAAAGAGCTTACGGAAAAGTATGATTATTTAGTAGAAGATTTTAAGGCTATGGAAGAACTTTGCAATATACTTTACAATAAGAGATTAAAAAGAGGAGCTATAGACTTTGACTTTGAGGAATGTAAGATAATATTAAATCCACAGGGCAAACCTATAGACATTAAACCATACGAAAGAGCCATAGCTAATAGAATTATAGAGGAATTTATGTTAGTTTGTAATGAAACAGTGGCTGAGCACATGTTCTGGGCTAATACTCCATTTGTATATAGAGTGCATGAAGACCCAGATGAAGAAAAATTAATGCACTTTAGTGAATTTGCTCATAACTTAGGGGTAGCTATAAGGTGGTCTAATGAAGTACATCCTAAAATGCTTCAAGGTGTAATAGAACAGGTAAAAGGCAAGGATGAAGAAGTTGTTATAAACACACTTTTACTTCGTTCCCTAAAGCAAGCTAGATATTCACCTGAATGTATAGGTCACTTTGGTTTGGCAGCTAAATACTACTGTCACTTTACATCTCCAATAAGAAGATATCCAGACCTTATAATTCATAGGATTATAAAGGAATTTATAAATGGAAGATTAGATGAAAAGAAAACTAATAATTTGGTAAAAGCCGTAGATTATGCATCTATCCAATCTTCTGAAAGAGAAAGAATAGCAGATGAAGCAGAAAGAGAAGTAGACGATTTAAAGAAAGCTGAATACATGAGTGAAAGAATTGGAGAAGAATATGATGGTATAATTTCTTCCGTAACAAATTTTGGAATGTTTGTAGAGCTTCCCAATACTGTAGAAGGCCTTGTTCACATAAGTACATTAGATGATGACTATTATATTTATGATGAAAAACATCTTTGTTTAATAGGTGAAAGAACCAAAAACACCTATAGATTAGGCAATAAGGTAAAGATTAAAGTAGAAAGTGTAGACTTAGATGCCTATGAAGTGAACTTTAAATTATTAAAGGAAGAAAAGCCTGATGAAGAGTCAACAGAGTCTAAAGAAGAGGCTATACAATCTTATGAATATAAAATAATATCACTAGAAGATCTCGAAAGCGAAGAGTAA